One part of the Quercus lobata isolate SW786 chromosome 7, ValleyOak3.0 Primary Assembly, whole genome shotgun sequence genome encodes these proteins:
- the LOC115951559 gene encoding uncharacterized protein LOC115951559: MSVARPPVEDSNSKLKRARVEIRLAMSFLNEDKVGTIQPHDDTLVVTLKIGGYDMKRVLVDQDSDVEIMYPDLYEGMRLKPEDLAHYDSPLVSFDGKVVIPKDQIKLPIQAGSKVVEVNFIVVDAYSPYTAIVVRPWLHALGAISSTLHLKVKYPSEDQGEELIGSQSMAEPVYDTVSEGVRCEKLEEIVIDGDPEKFFQVGAQLPPREKKELIMFLKRNIDVFAWNAYEDPEVDPDFICHHLNVNLVVLPKKKPPRRLSKKHSNAIKEEMNKLKHTGAIKEVFYPEWLANTVVVKKKNGKWRVCVDFTNLNKAYPKDPFSMPQIDQLVDATIGHPWMSFLDACQGYSTSAYPQGNGQAEAINKVIVNGLKKRLDDAKRKWVEELPHVFWTYWITSRRSTMETPFSMIYGAEA; this comes from the exons ATGTCTGTGGCTCGGCCACCCGTCGAGGACTCTAATTCTAAGCTGAAAAGGGCTAGAGTGGAGATCCGATTGGCGATGAGTTTTTTGAATGAGGACAAAGTTGGAACTATACAACCACACGATGATACTTTAGTGGTCACTCTCAAGATAGGAGGGTATGATATGAAGAGGGTGTTGGTAGACCAAGACAGCGATGTAGAGATCATGTATCCTGATCTATACGAGGGGATGAGGTTGAAACCTGAGGACTTGGCCCATTATGATTCACCCTTGGTGAGTTTTGATGGGAAAGTTGTAATTCCAAAGGATCAAATTAAATTACCAATACAGGCAGGGTCCAAAGTGGTGGAGGTAAACTTCATTGTAGTGGACGCTTATTCCCCCTATACCGCCATTGTGGTAAGGCCTTGGCTTCATGCCTTAGGAGCTATTTCTTCCACCTTGCATTTAAAAGTTAAGTATCCATCCGAGGACCAGGGTGAAGAGCTGATTGGGAGCCAGTCTATGGCTGAGCCAGTCTATG ACACGGTGTCGGAAGGGGTAAGGTGTGAGAAGCTGGAAGAGATTGTTATAGATGGTGATCCAGAGAAGTTTTTTCAGGTTGGAGCTCAGCTGCCTCCTCGGGAGAAGAAGGAGCTGATCATGTTTCTGAAGAGgaatattgatgtgtttgcatggaatgCTTATGAAGATCCTGAAGTGGATCCAGACTTCATTTGCCATCATCTAAATGTCAACCTGGTTGTCCTCCCTAAGAAGAAACCACCTCGACGCTTATCTAAAAAGCATTCTAATGCTATCAAGGAGGAAATGAACAAGCTTAAACATACTGGGGCTATTAAGGAAGTCTTCTACCCtgagtggttggccaatacggtggtagtgaaaaagaagaatgggaagtgGCGGGTATGTGTAGACTTCACAAATCTGAATAAAGCTTACCCCAAGGATCCTTTCTCTATGCCTCAAATagatcagttggtggatgcCACTATAGGCCATCCTTGGATGAGCTTTCTGGATGCCTGTCAAGG GTACTCCACCTCGGCTTATCCACAGGGGAATGGACAGGCCGAGGCTATTAATAAGGTTATAGTGAATGGACTCAAAAAGAGGCTAGATGATGCAAagagaaaatgggtggaagagttgCCACACGTCTTTTGGACATATTGGATTACATCTCGTAGGTCCACTATGGAGACGCCCTTTTCAATGATTTATGGAGCCGAGGCGTGA